A stretch of the Coturnix japonica isolate 7356 chromosome 27, Coturnix japonica 2.1, whole genome shotgun sequence genome encodes the following:
- the SNX11 gene encoding sorting nexin-11: MLESREEELTTVRVQDPRVQNEGSWNSYVDYKIFLHTNSKAFTAKTSCVRRRYREFVWLRKQLQKNAGLVPVPELPGKSTFFVGSTDEFIEKRRQGLQQFLEKVVQNVVLLSDSRLHLFLQSQLSVPEIEACVQGQGSQTVTEAILHYAMSNCGWVQEEESRPTLLQGGAVHGSCASLGATQGLSCLENLPHWTDFGMDDTHSDSPDEPSEPLGGQQETQ; the protein is encoded by the exons ATGTTGGAGAGCCGAGAGGAG GAGTTGACCACGGTGCGTGTTCAGGACCCTCGAGTGCAGAACGAAGGCTCCTGGAACTCCTATGTGGATTATAAGATCTTCCTCCAC ACCAACAGCAAGGCCTTCACAGCCAAGACCTCATGCGTGCGGCGCCGCTACCGTGAGTTCGTGTGGCtgaggaagcagctgcagaagaatgCTGGCTTGGT gcCTGTCCCAGAGCTGCCTGGAAAATCCACCTTCTTTGTGGGGAGCACGGATGAATTCATTGAGAAGAGGAGACAAGGGTTGCAGCAGTTCTTGGAAAA GGTTGTGCAGAACGTTGTCCTCCTCTCCGACAGCCGGCTGCACCTCTTCCTGCAGAGCCAGCTCTCTGTGCCCGAGATAGAGGCATGTGTGCAAGGCCAAGGCTCGCAGACAGTGACAGAAGCCATCCTGCACTACGCCATGTCCAACTGTGGCTgggtgcaggaggaggagagtCGCCCTACGCTGCTGCAAGGAGGAGCTGTGCATGGCAG ctGTGCCAGCCTGGGGGCCACAcaggggctgagctgcctggAGAACCTCCCACACTGGACCGACTTTGGCATGGATGACACGCACTCAGACAGCCCAGATGAACCATCAGAGCCCTTGGGTGGACAGCAAGAGACTCAGTAA
- the CBX1 gene encoding chromobox protein homolog 1: MGKKQNKKKVEEVLEEEEEEYVVEKVLDRRVVKGKVEYLLKWKGFSDEDNTWEPEENLDCPDLIAEFLQSQKTAHESEKSEGSKRKAESDTEDKGEESKPKKKKEESEKPRGFARGFEPERIIGATDSSGELMFLMKWKNSDEADLVPAKEANIKCPQVVISFYEERLTWHSYPSEDDDKKEDKN, encoded by the exons atgggaaaaaaacagaacaagaagaaagTAGAAGAGGTCttagaggaagaggaggaggagtaTGTGGTGGAGAAGGTCCTGGATCGACGAGTGGTGAAGGGCAAAGTGGAATATCTGCTGAAATGGAAAGGCTTCTCCGA TGAAGATAACACATGGGAGCCAGAGGAGAACCTCGACTGCCCAGACCTCATTGCAGAGTTCCTTCAATCCCAGAAAACTGCACATGAGAGTGAGAAGTCTGAGGGAAGCAAACGCAAAGCAGAGTCTGACACGGAGGACAAAGGGGAGGAGAGCAAaccaaagaagaagaaggaggag TCGGAGAAACCACGAGGTTTTGCCCGGGGCTTTGAACCAGAGCGGATCATCGGTGCCACAGATTCCAGCGGGGAGCTCATGTTCCTGATGAAGTG GAAGAACTCTGATGAGGCCGACCTGGTCCCCGCCAAGGAAGCCAACATCAAGTGCCCCCAGGTGGTCATCTCGTTCTATGAGGAGAGGTTGACATGGCATTCCTACCCCTCAGAGGACGATGACAAGAAAGAGGACAAGAACTAA